One window from the genome of Lacerta agilis isolate rLacAgi1 chromosome 18, rLacAgi1.pri, whole genome shotgun sequence encodes:
- the FAM174C gene encoding protein FAM174C isoform X1 translates to MAAARLVWVAAAAALLTLTAAENKTSPAEETAATAAAPTTASGSSSSSSSGLLGLHMPALHRALYVIAGVAGIGLLYYLGGRALRTRKPPRKKYGLLSNSEDPMEMASLESDEDTLFETRNLRRKLP, encoded by the exons ATGGCGGCGGCGAGGCTCGTctgggtggcggcggcggcggcgctcctGACTCTCACGGCGGCGGAGAACAAGACCTCTCCGGCCGAGGAAACCGCGGCTACGGCGGCGGCGCCGACGACGGCATCCGGGTCCTCTTCCTCTTCGTCTTCTGGGCTGCTGGGCCTGCATATGCCGGCGCTTCACCGGGCGCTCTACGTCATCGCCGGTGTGGCCGGCATCGGCCTCCTCTACTACCTCGGGGGCCGAGCGCTGcg GACGAGGAAACCGCCGCGGAAAAAGTACGGGCTCCTTTCCAACTCGGAAGACCCCATGGAGATGGCCTCCCTCGAGAGCGACGAGGATACCCTGTTTGAAACGCGGAATCTGAGACG taagctgccttga
- the FAM174C gene encoding protein FAM174C isoform X2, with translation MAAARLVWVAAAAALLTLTAAENKTSPAEETAATAAAPTTASGSSSSSSSGLLGLHMPALHRALYVIAGVAGIGLLYYLGGRALRTRKPPRKKYGLLSNSEDPMEMASLESDEDTLFETRNLRR, from the exons ATGGCGGCGGCGAGGCTCGTctgggtggcggcggcggcggcgctcctGACTCTCACGGCGGCGGAGAACAAGACCTCTCCGGCCGAGGAAACCGCGGCTACGGCGGCGGCGCCGACGACGGCATCCGGGTCCTCTTCCTCTTCGTCTTCTGGGCTGCTGGGCCTGCATATGCCGGCGCTTCACCGGGCGCTCTACGTCATCGCCGGTGTGGCCGGCATCGGCCTCCTCTACTACCTCGGGGGCCGAGCGCTGcg GACGAGGAAACCGCCGCGGAAAAAGTACGGGCTCCTTTCCAACTCGGAAGACCCCATGGAGATGGCCTCCCTCGAGAGCGACGAGGATACCCTGTTTGAAACGCGGAATCTGAGACG GTGA